In the genome of Nocardioides seonyuensis, one region contains:
- a CDS encoding single-stranded DNA-binding protein: MNETQITFAGRVGGDITLREVSGDRHVASFRVATQPRRLRDGEWTSGPTTWHTVKAWNKLALHVAESLHSGDPVLVHGRLSVDVWERDGTSMTSYEVVATAVGHDLSHGTSAFAKHVRHESAGAQESPQIRSTATLAPAAGPDTTQAA, encoded by the coding sequence ATGAACGAGACCCAGATCACCTTCGCCGGTCGCGTCGGCGGCGACATCACCTTGCGCGAAGTGTCCGGTGACAGGCACGTCGCATCGTTCCGGGTGGCGACCCAACCCCGTCGGCTGCGGGACGGCGAGTGGACCTCCGGCCCGACCACCTGGCACACGGTCAAAGCCTGGAACAAGCTGGCCCTGCACGTCGCCGAGTCGCTCCACTCCGGTGACCCGGTCCTGGTCCACGGCCGGCTCAGCGTCGATGTCTGGGAGCGCGACGGCACCTCGATGACGTCGTACGAGGTCGTCGCCACCGCAGTCGGGCACGACCTGAGCCACGGCACGTCGGCGTTCGCCAAGCACGTGCGCCACGAGTCGGCCGGGGCGCAGGAGTCCCCACAGATCCGCTCGACTGCGACGCTGGCTCCGGCCGCAGGGCCGGACACGACCCAGGCGGCCTGA